From Acidobacteriota bacterium, a single genomic window includes:
- a CDS encoding copper homeostasis protein CutC, translating into MEKRIKIEVCVDSVESALAAQTGGADRVELCDNLMEGGTTPSAGSIGIARSLLEIKLHVIIRPRGGDFLYSDVEFAIMERDIRIAKDLGADGVVIGILDANGRIDRPRTARLIGLARPMSVTFHRAFDVARDPFEALEDTVKLGVDRILTSGQESTAAEGADLIGELVKRAGERIKIVGCGNLNERNIERFVAATGVSEVHFTAFQTVVSKMRFRNERVFMGGTLRPPEYSRGVTGSDIVRDIIRSIESD; encoded by the coding sequence ATGGAGAAAAGGATCAAGATTGAGGTCTGCGTCGATTCCGTCGAATCGGCCTTGGCAGCACAGACTGGCGGGGCCGACCGGGTCGAGCTTTGCGACAACCTTATGGAAGGCGGAACGACGCCGAGCGCGGGATCGATCGGGATCGCGCGGAGCCTTCTCGAGATCAAGCTTCACGTCATCATCCGACCGCGTGGCGGCGATTTTCTTTACTCGGATGTCGAGTTCGCGATTATGGAACGCGACATCCGGATCGCCAAAGACCTCGGCGCGGACGGTGTGGTGATCGGGATTCTCGACGCTAACGGGCGCATCGACCGGCCCCGAACGGCGCGTCTGATCGGACTCGCGCGGCCGATGTCGGTGACGTTTCACCGCGCGTTCGACGTTGCGCGTGATCCGTTCGAGGCACTCGAAGACACCGTCAAGCTCGGTGTCGACCGAATTCTGACTTCCGGTCAGGAATCGACGGCGGCGGAAGGCGCGGATCTGATCGGCGAACTCGTGAAGCGGGCCGGAGAGAGAATCAAGATCGTAGGCTGCGGGAATTTGAACGAGCGCAACATCGAGAGATTCGTCGCCGCGACGGGCGTCAGCGAAGTTCATTTCACCGCGTTTCAGACGGTCGTGAGCAAGATGCGGTTCAGAAACGAGCGCGTCTTTATGGGCGGGACGCTGCGCCCGCCCGAATACTCGCGGGGTGTAACCGGCTCGGACATCGTGCGCGACATTATCCGTTCGATTGAAAGTGATTAG
- a CDS encoding ABC transporter ATP-binding protein, with the protein MTRAAECTNITKKFGDTKVLDDINFHVDEGEIVVLLGSSGSGKTTILRIIAGLESAESGKVVLHSKDVTDLPARERGVGVIFQSYSLFPKMTVEQNIGYGLRLRRKPRSEIKNRVDELIELVNLDEHRLKRPSQLSGGQQQRVAIARALAYHPEILLFDEPFSALDAQIRSRLRREIRRLLKKINVPAIFITHDQEEALEIADRIAVLNEGRIEQIDTPYRIYNMPRTEYVAKFIGTANLLSGVVNRGVFECENVDVALPDDVDFKNGEPAKLVFRPEDVFLRHPENLTQDYHDLTDGWIEELNFVGSYERVVVKLGLAESQMITVTRPKSETIVFPLEIGQKVHVGLVRFRLLPYVG; encoded by the coding sequence ATGACGCGAGCCGCGGAATGTACGAACATCACCAAGAAGTTCGGCGACACCAAAGTTCTGGACGACATCAATTTTCACGTCGACGAAGGCGAGATAGTTGTCCTTCTCGGTTCGTCCGGAAGCGGGAAAACGACAATTCTTCGCATCATCGCCGGTTTGGAATCGGCGGAATCGGGGAAGGTTGTTCTTCACAGCAAAGACGTGACGGATCTTCCGGCCCGCGAGCGGGGAGTCGGCGTGATCTTTCAGTCTTACTCGCTTTTTCCGAAGATGACGGTTGAGCAGAACATAGGTTACGGCCTGCGGTTGAGACGAAAGCCGCGGTCGGAAATCAAGAATCGCGTCGACGAATTGATCGAACTCGTGAATCTGGATGAACATCGGCTAAAGCGTCCATCGCAGCTGTCCGGTGGACAGCAGCAGCGTGTGGCAATTGCGCGTGCACTGGCGTACCATCCCGAAATACTCCTTTTTGACGAGCCCTTTTCGGCTTTGGATGCGCAGATCCGCTCGCGGCTTCGGCGCGAGATCCGCCGGCTATTGAAGAAGATCAACGTTCCGGCCATCTTCATTACGCACGACCAGGAAGAAGCGCTCGAGATCGCCGATCGGATCGCCGTTCTGAACGAAGGCCGGATCGAGCAGATCGACACGCCGTACCGGATCTACAATATGCCGCGAACGGAATACGTCGCGAAATTCATCGGAACGGCGAACTTGCTGTCTGGTGTCGTCAATCGTGGAGTGTTTGAATGCGAGAATGTCGACGTGGCGTTGCCCGACGATGTTGATTTCAAAAACGGCGAACCGGCCAAACTCGTGTTTCGCCCAGAAGACGTATTTCTGCGCCACCCGGAAAATCTGACGCAGGATTATCACGATTTGACCGACGGCTGGATCGAAGAACTGAACTTCGTCGGATCGTACGAGCGCGTAGTCGTCAAACTTGGTCTTGCGGAGAGCCAGATGATCACCGTGACCCGACCTAAAAGCGAGACGATTGTTTTTCCGCTCGAGATCGGCCAAAAGGTCCACGTCGGACTGGTACGGTTCAGGCTTCTGCCTTATGTCGGGTGA
- a CDS encoding ABC transporter permease, with translation MSRVRHVRGFDIVKPLSIFAMIGIMLPLILLPLASIFIYGTSSGLDKFWQALNAPEAVFALQLSLVTSFWATVFNVAFGLFAAYVLSKYKFWGSNAITVIISLPTAIPTAVAGFALLLLWGPYGILGRYTDPYFHLMFTAWAIIVANIFVTFPLAFGVIKPVFDTMSTSLEEASATMGATRWQTFWHVTLPGLRGAIVTGALLTFARAVGEFGSTILVSGNLASRTQTAPLYIFAKFNEGQVEAANAIAIVLALFSFAIFSILFFAQGYLEKE, from the coding sequence ATGTCGCGCGTTCGGCACGTAAGAGGGTTCGATATCGTCAAGCCGCTCAGCATTTTCGCGATGATCGGGATTATGCTGCCGTTGATCCTGCTGCCGTTGGCCTCGATCTTCATCTATGGCACGAGCAGTGGTTTGGATAAGTTCTGGCAAGCGCTCAACGCGCCGGAAGCGGTCTTCGCCCTTCAACTTTCGCTTGTGACCAGTTTTTGGGCGACCGTTTTCAACGTTGCCTTCGGATTGTTTGCGGCGTATGTGCTTTCCAAATACAAGTTCTGGGGGAGCAACGCAATCACCGTCATAATCTCGCTGCCGACCGCGATCCCGACGGCCGTCGCGGGGTTCGCGCTGCTTCTTCTATGGGGGCCTTACGGGATTCTGGGGCGATACACCGATCCGTATTTTCATTTGATGTTCACGGCTTGGGCGATTATCGTGGCGAACATCTTCGTCACTTTCCCGCTCGCTTTTGGAGTAATCAAGCCGGTCTTCGACACGATGAGCACCTCGCTCGAAGAGGCGTCGGCGACGATGGGAGCGACGCGCTGGCAGACGTTCTGGCACGTCACGCTGCCCGGGCTTCGCGGGGCGATCGTGACCGGCGCACTGCTCACGTTCGCGCGCGCCGTCGGCGAATTCGGGTCGACGATACTCGTTTCGGGCAATCTGGCGTCCCGGACCCAGACGGCACCGCTGTACATTTTCGCCAAGTTCAACGAAGGTCAGGTTGAAGCCGCGAACGCCATCGCCATCGTGCTGGCGCTGTTCTCGTTCGCTATTTTCAGCATTTTGTTTTTCGCTCAGGGATACTTGGAGAAGGAGTGA
- a CDS encoding sulfate ABC transporter substrate-binding protein, which yields MYIRVAFVILVSVLLSACLPSSPSSKGKRTITVYGFSIMKEPLEKEIYPMFKEKWLREHGEEIDFVSSFAGSETVTNQILQGSPAEIAILSIERDVDRLIKAGHVPNDWYVTPQKGIANKTPFVILVRKGNPKQITDFPDLAKDGVRIIHPDPVSSGGAQWSILSIYGSELIKNEMAGTKDDAKAIGTLRSIWKNVISTPASAREARTQFETGFGDALITYELEGLAMRAAGAPIEIVVPKSTIFSEHPVCIVDRNVTAEERPAIEAFRNFLWSEQAQRAFVKYHFRSTTDEKLNDANPEFSKIEMPFTVQRFGGWEKAYPEVIEGIFRDQIQAKK from the coding sequence ATGTATATCAGAGTCGCATTTGTCATTCTTGTCTCGGTTCTGCTCTCGGCCTGTCTGCCAAGTTCGCCTTCCAGCAAGGGCAAGCGAACGATAACCGTTTATGGATTCTCGATAATGAAGGAGCCGCTGGAAAAGGAAATATACCCGATGTTCAAAGAAAAATGGCTCAGGGAACACGGGGAAGAGATCGATTTTGTTTCTTCATTCGCCGGTTCGGAAACGGTCACGAACCAGATATTGCAGGGCTCGCCCGCGGAGATCGCCATTCTGTCGATCGAACGTGACGTTGACCGTCTGATCAAGGCGGGTCATGTCCCGAATGATTGGTACGTCACGCCGCAGAAGGGCATCGCGAACAAGACCCCGTTCGTGATCCTCGTGCGCAAAGGCAACCCGAAACAGATAACTGATTTTCCGGATCTCGCCAAGGATGGCGTTCGTATCATTCATCCTGATCCGGTCAGTTCGGGCGGCGCGCAATGGTCGATCCTGTCGATCTACGGGTCGGAACTGATCAAGAACGAAATGGCCGGAACTAAAGACGATGCCAAGGCGATCGGGACCTTGAGATCGATCTGGAAGAACGTGATCTCGACGCCGGCCTCCGCGCGTGAGGCGCGAACTCAATTCGAAACCGGCTTCGGCGACGCGCTTATAACCTATGAGCTGGAGGGGCTGGCGATGAGGGCGGCGGGTGCGCCAATCGAGATCGTCGTGCCGAAATCAACAATTTTCAGCGAGCATCCGGTGTGCATCGTCGACCGCAACGTGACGGCCGAGGAGCGACCGGCGATCGAAGCGTTTCGAAACTTCCTGTGGTCCGAGCAGGCGCAGCGCGCATTCGTCAAATACCATTTTCGCTCGACGACCGACGAGAAACTGAACGACGCGAATCCGGAATTCTCGAAGATCGAAATGCCGTTCACCGTTCAGCGATTCGGAGGATGGGAGAAGGCATATCCGGAGGTCATAGAGGGTATCTTCCGCGATCAGATTCAAGCGAAAAAGTGA